The genomic stretch ACAGCCTTGACTTTTGCTCCATCGGCACCAACTAAATTAACCATATATGCATCTGTATCCTGTGTGGTGTGGCAGTAGAAAACTGCGTAGAAATAGTTTTGCCTGTGGCAAGAAACTATTTCTTTATCGTCGTTGTTCAACTTGGAAACAGACACAATACCATATTTCTGGACTTTTGCATCTGTTTTTTGTGCTTCGTTAGAAATTGCTTGAACATCTTTGCCCAGCTTTGAAGTAGTGAAATCTACCATTGATTCGAGAGAAGTCGCACAATACTTGTCTTCCCCTTTCATTGCAGGCACCTCGCATTCTGCTATCGTTTCCTTAATAATTCCAGCATCTTGTGATTGTGGATTCAGTGAGTATTTGTTCAAAATTTCAGGAACAGATTTTGACGAGAAGGGAATCGAATTAGCAACCTGGCGGGGCAGGAAAGCCGTAGTACTTTTCACTGATTCAACAAACTTCATATTCATGCTTGAGCCGCGATTGAGGtccattttcaagaaaaaaactTTCACTTTTGGGTCAATATGGACATCTTCAGTAGGATTTCCACAATACCTTTTGAAACGGCAATAGTCATTATATTTTTTCAACCTGAAATTGCCCCTTTCCGGCCACTTCCCTGTATTCATTGGATGAGCAACAAATTAGTACAACATATAAATCCGGCCAGCTTTTATTTCTGGTAATGGACTACAATGTCCCTGCGCAAATTCTTCCAGCAATATCCCCCTTTTTAAGATCCTTGTCATATGCTTGCTCATGATTAATGGAAGAGTAAAATTATTAAAAGAAAACCGTGTTAGctctttccttttcatttttttaacacGGTACAAGAAAACCCCTGTAATTATTGAagtactttttctttttgcattGTTTTAAGTGAAACTAGAAGTTTTCTATTAtaatttctccttttttttgtttaaggtttttgaacttgatgagtGTCTTTCAATTCCCCCAGAATCTAAGGGAAACAAACAAAGACTCAACTCGAGCAATAGAAGCACAGTAAATGGTAGATATAGGAAAGGACCATTTCTGAGACAAACCATCTTTTAGCAGGTCTCTAACAGCTTTGGGCATAGGAGTGTTTGGAAGCTTGGATTTCCAATAAGCTTCAAGATCTGCATGGTTTGCGCCAACTCCTAGCTGAAGTATATTTCACGATACGGAAAAAGAGTTATGCAGTCAGTTTGTACACCATCCAAAGTGCGAGCAAATTATCTATCTAAAAATTAACGTAGCTTAACTTTTTCAGTAATGTATACtcacaaaaagaaaagagagaaagtagaGAAGCTTGAGAAATTCCATAATAGTTTATGCGCACGAGCCACGGTAGGCTGCTAGTATGCAAGACGGAGTGAAGATAGTACTAAAAGCCAATATATTTGAGCGAGATGGCACAAGAAACTTGGCAGCTTTATTTATAAGCGGAAGGGCCAAGTGCGATATCCAATTGTTTGAGAGGGGGAAAGTTTTGATAGGTTGGCAATACTATTCATGGTACGACACCAATCAAGTTTTAACATGCACCTTAAGTAGGACTGTGCTAACCAACTAATCTTAGAGTAGCTGGCCTCTAAGAGAGTCTTAAGGCTCTACTTGCGTAGGCACTCATCTGGACTGATGATGGTTGAGTCCTTAACCCGACCTGGATCTAATAAattttttgggtttggattgaaaaataATTTCGATATCCAAATTCTGACATGTTTactctaacaaaaaaaatggatcggatacggaatataggaTTTCGACCCGTATCTAaacaatatattaataatttaaaatataaatatttttaaatacatttttttaccaaattaataatTTAGTAATGGCTTTATAGATTGATTTATGGTTAGTTTTGGATTGACTATTGTGAGTTATTTGTTACTTAGTTttataatttgatttgtttaaatTGAAAGATTGGATTTGTGATTGATTTTAgatttaattttgaaatatttaaatttaaacctTTTTTTTCAGGGTAGACCCGGACCCTACTCGGGACCCGTCGGACTCGGTTTCTGGACTCTAAAGTCAAAACCGAGTCTACTACATAAAAGCAGgttcaagttcaaaattttcaattccaACCCAAACTCAGCCCGTTGACGCTCATATGAGCCCCCTCCCCATCCTCCCGGATCTCTCCCTTGGCCCTGTTGGCTCACCCCCCTCCCCATATTATagagtagaaaaaaaaaaaaaaaaaaggattgtgCTTCTTGATAGAGAGTGAAGATAATACTGACGGCCAAGATACATTAGTGAGACATCACAGTAAGTGAACTTAATCATCACCTAAAATCAAATGTGCACCTAAGAAAACTGTCATCATCTCTACTATTCATGGTACGACACCAATAAAATTTTGACATATATATTTTCTCTAAACACGCACCTTAACTACGATTAGGTTTCTTCACAGAGAGAATGAAGATAATACTGAAGGCCAAAATATATACATTAATGAGATACCAAAAATTGGCCgcaatttttaaataagtgaACTTAATCATGACCTAATATTAAATGTGCACCTAAGAAAACTGTCATCATCTCTACTATTCATGGTAAGGCACCAATAAAGGTTTGACATAGTTACTCTAAACATCCACCTTAACTACGATTAGTTTCTTGACAGAGAGAGTGCAGATAATACTGAAGGCCAAAATACATTATTGAGATATCACAGGAATTTGGccgctttttttttctttttttaaaataagtGAACTTAACCATCACCTAAAATTAAATGTGCACCTAATAATagaaaatatttgaaatatttccttaaaatattttttaattatttttttattttacacatCACAtcattatatattattttataaaattctaAAAACTTGCAATTCAAACAGGGTTTGAGGCTGCGCTTATAAATTGGCACAGTCTTTGACCCCACTCATAAATGTAGTAGGAAGCATTAATGCGAGCGGAAAATATCAAGGGACATCCTAAATGGTGATTGGCTTCACCATGTGTTTGGATATGtattatgaaaaatttctcGAGATTctttaaacatattttttttgaaacacTTTTAACtctcatatatatcatattacGAAACATGTGCtatgacaaataaaaaaaaatctttcccAAGTAATATTCAATCAAAACACAATAGTTCTTCTACCTAAGACGATCCAATAATCTGCTTATAGTAGGTCATGATTTATCCACCCTACACTAGAGGTGGCAATATGGATAAATGGTTTataattggttttgacttaatggatgacggatgaaatttatccaatccatttagatccatttattccatttaataaatggatctaaatggattaaataaaaaccaattatccatttataatccatttatatattttggttactttttttttttgtattactATTTCTTGTAATATGAAGATACTTGTTTATGTACTTGTAAATTTTAGGTGTATTTGGATGAGAAAAAGGACAAAATACTTAGAttttatatgtgtgtgtgtattctTTATTACTCGTCAGATATTATATTTTTCATTCCATAAAGTAAGTGTACATCAATATAAATCAGAATTGTTCAGTCTTTGTTCTTCTCCAGCCACATATTATAATCTTTTTAACATTTCTATAGACGCTTTTATCTCCAAACGATCCAAAATAAAATGTCTATGATAGACGTGAAGTCAATAACTTGAACAGCCTTAATTTTCTTTCGTGAGTGCCTGATATATCAATTAAGCACGACAAGTCGCAATTTATTACTACTACTAAACTGGTCCAAGTCAAAGAAGAGGATAAGGATGAGGTCTTTAATCTGTTACTTACAAGTGTAAAagtagaaaaagagaaaaattaataataataatgatccACCGCACGAAAGGATAAACAATGAAGATAAACCAAAGACACTAAAAAAGGCTAGATGAAATGAAGTGAATGTGGCCAAAATACCACAAATCTGATCTCATTAAATTGCCTCAACAACGTGTCACATTTGCTCCTTTGCTCTCCCTCCAATTTTGCAGTGTACAACTATTTCCAATGCTTTGCACTAAAATGAATCCCGGGGTAAAACATCGTCAGATTATGTGGTTAAATTTCAGGATTTACCAAAAAATCCCAAGAATAAGTAGACAGAGAAACTAATAAAGGTGGCTAAGATTACTGGTAGTGCAAAATATTTACTgggactttctttttttttaatcgttATTATTAGGTAAATACACATACATGTGTGGGTGCAGTTAATATATAGTTAAAAGTTAGTTGGTCCCGTTTTGTTTGTGTGCGGGTCTGAGTCGGTGACTCTCTCACTCTATGTATGACTCGATGCTCAATAACGTGAAGAAATATATGGTTTTAGTCATTTCctttccatttcttttatttgatttttaagTAAATGGATATATATGGTTTTTATAGATAATtcatataaatccatttaatttaatggttttactttggtcaaccatttaaaaccaatactataaatggataatccaaatccatttaattatggattatatggatggataaatagatttcaatccaaattgccacctctactaCATATAGTGAGTGCGCTGCCGTGGTTCCGTCAGCGCTAAATTAGCTGAAAGGTAAGGATAGTAAGGCGAATGTTAATCGCATTCTATTTTTTTATAATGACATTCTCATTATCTTTTTTAAGCATATGGTTGTTGTTCATCAGActatataataataaatataatgaGAGTACcgctatttaaaaaaaaaaaaaaagtggagtACAATTAATGTACATATCCCAGATAATAATCCCCAAAAAAGTATCCAGCCTTATACATGaggagaaaaaaataaagactTTACTCTCCTGGACGTTAGGCCGCTAAACTGCTACGCCTTCAACTAGGTAGACGGAGCACTTTACCTAATTTTCAAACACTCCAACTATCAAAGGATTTTCCCATCTTAATTTTCAATGTTTGTATAccttatttgcatttatttatTCATTGTTTGTCCTTTTAGGTAATGAAAATGGGAAGGTAGAATACTTGTCTTGAGCTAGACAAGGTGCTTTATGCTAATTATGGATGAAATTCTTCCCATGATTTTGGTCACATATTAAATGCTCCATTAGTTTTGTACTTGATGTGCATCTGGGAGTGGAGAAGTCTGGATAAAAAGTATGATTAAAAGGTGAATCTAGCAAAGAGGATATTACAAGTTAGGGAGAAGGTTCTAATCCTCATGGAATAGATGTTTCTACTAATTTCTTCATCAGTTATTCAGTTGTATGCACAAGGCTTGCCATCTGACAGGCCGTGTTTGTATTgtcatttttttctcaaaaaattttttacgttttttttttaacatatttttcaatcatctttttatttcacatataacaaattattacaatacatttttcttaaaaaatttcGTAAACTAGCAATCCAAACTGCACTTTTTATTTGCAATGAGAATATGCTTACACATGATGTCC from Coffea eugenioides isolate CCC68of chromosome 8, Ceug_1.0, whole genome shotgun sequence encodes the following:
- the LOC113779719 gene encoding BURP domain protein RD22-like: MEFLKLLYFLSFLFLGVGANHADLEAYWKSKLPNTPMPKAVRDLLKDGKWPERGNFRLKKYNDYCRFKRYCGNPTEDVHIDPKVKVFFLKMDLNRGSSMNMKFVESVKSTTAFLPRQVANSIPFSSKSVPEILNKYSLNPQSQDAGIIKETIAECEVPAMKGEDKYCATSLESMVDFTTSKLGKDVQAISNEAQKTDAKVQKYGIVSVSKLNNDDKEIVSCHRQNYFYAVFYCHTTQDTDAYMVNLVGADGAKVKAVAVCHRDTSAWNPKHLAFQLLKVKPGTVPICHFLPEDHIVWVPKH